ATGTGATGCAGTCACCTCGGGCGGCTTACTCATCGCCGTTGAAGGACAGCAAGCGGAGGAGCTCTTGGCAAATCTTCAGCAGGCAGGCGTAGAGGCTAGTCTCATTGGCGATGTTACGTCCGAGCACCCTGGGCGCATTGTTGTCATTTAAAGGAGAGATCATCATTGTTTCAAGACATCACGATTGAAGAATTACTGGAGCTTCGCCATAAAAAAGAAGTGGTTTCGATCGATGTTCGTTCAGGGTCGGAACATGCAGACTCCACGATCCCGGGTAGTTTGAATATTCCTTTATTCGATGATCCGGAGCGTGCGGAGATAGGAACGATCTATAAGCAAATTAGTGTACAAGCGGCAAAGGATAGAGGGCTGGAGATTGTTTCGGCCAAGCTGCCGACGTTTGTTAAGACATTTGAACAAATCAAGGAGCCGAAGGTTGTATTCTGCTGGCGCGGCGGCATGAGGAGCAAGACGACGGCCACGGTATTGTCGCTGATGGGCATCCGAGTCTACCGGTTAATAGGCGGTTTCAGGGCTTATCGTAAGTGGGTCGTAGAAACATTAGAAACGATGCAGCTTAAGCCGCGGGCTCTTGTTGTGACGGGTTACACCGGCGCTGGGAAATCCAAGATTTTGAGGCAGCTTCAGCAAGAGGGGTATCCGGTTCTTGATTTGGAAGCTATGGCGGGACACCGCGGCTCGATCTTTGGACAAGTGGGCTTACACGCGAACAACCAGAAGACGTTTGAGTCCAAGCTTGTGTCGGCTCTCATTCAGAACGAGCATTCGCCATATGTGCTGCTTGAAGGAGAGAGCAAGCGGATCGGGAAGGCGGTTCTCCCTGAATTTTTGGTCCAAGCCAAAGAGACAGGTGTGCAGCTGATCATCGAAATGCCTATGGAGGAACGGATTCGCCATATTCTGGAGGATTACAAGCCACAGCAGTATAAAGATGAGCTGCTCCTGGCATTTCAGCATATCAAGGACCGCATTCATACGCCTATTGCGAAAGAGATTGAAACAAGTATGACAGAGGACCGCTTTGAGGATGCCGTCCGGCTGCTGCTCGAATATTATTACGATCCTCGTTACGGGCATGCGATGAATCAAACCGAGCACGAGCGTATTGTGATTCAAGCAAGTAACGCGGAGGAAGCGGCAGAGCAAGTAAAGGCTTACCTAGCGGGAATTTTTTGATCAATCCATAGTCAGAGTCCGGCCTCGCATTCACTGTTCATGTAATGAAAAATTCCGTGTTTCTCTAATCCTTTATGTATTAAGGAGTAGAGTGAGCACGGAATTTTTTTGACGAGAGAGTTTTATACATTTAGGCAACCCACCGTAAAGCACCTGAATCAGCTTCAAAGCCAAAGCTCTACTTTGTGGCGGTTACTTGTATACTCATATATACCTTTGGAGCAGCCTCAATCAATCCTCTTCGCGGGTAACCGGGATTGAAATGTTCACCTTGGTGCCTTCGCCCCACTTGCTCTCATAGGTAAGTCCAAAGGAGGGGCCGAAGTGATGCTGCAGGCGTTCGGTGACGTTCTTAACGCCATAGCCGCTGCCGCTGTGACGGCTCTTGCTGATGCCCGCGCGGGCATCCTGCAGCTGCTGGTCGCCCATGCCGATGCCGTCGTCGGCGACGACCAGATGAATGGTATCCGCTTCCAGATAAGCGGTTATCCGAATCGTGCCCTCCCGGCCGGGCTTGCCGAGAATGCCGTGAAGGATCGCGTTTTCCACGATGGGCTGCAGGGTGATTTTGGGAATACGGTTATCCATAAATTCGTCCGGGACCAGATTTTCAAAGGTGATCTTGTTCTCGTACCGGATGTTTTGGATCTGAACGTAGAAGGTCACATGCTGCAGTTCTTCGCGCAGCGTGATGACATCCTTGCCGTTGCTAAGGCTGACTTTGTAGAAGCGGGAGAGCGCTTTGACAACCTTCTTGATGTCAGCGTTCATGCCGCTGTCGGCCATCCAGTTAATCAGGTCCAGCGTATTGTACAGGAAGTGCGGGTTAATCTGTGATTGGAGAGCTTTTAACTCCGCGCTTTTTACTTCCTGGCCCAGCTTGTACTGCTCCTTGTTGAGCCGGCTAATCTGTTCGATCATGTAGTTATACGTGCTGATCAGCTCGCCGATTTCATCGGTGCCTTGCGTTTGCGCAAGCGCGATGAAGTTCCCGTTTTGCACATCTCGAAGCCTTCTCGTAAGCTGTGTAATCCGTCTGGTGACAGAAAAGGAGAATAAGTAGGCAATGACGTAGGTAACCGCTGTTACGATCACGAGCATAAACAGCAAATCGTTTCTCAATTGACGGCTCTGCTGCACGACCTCGTTCAGCGGAATGACCGTTACCATGCTCCATTGCGAAGAAGGAAGAGCTCGGTACAGGTAATAATTGTTGTCATTCTGCCACTGGGCAGTCACCGCATCGCTCGTTGAATCAGGCAGCTCGAAATCCGGAAACGCCTTCATATCGGACGCGAGAATCACTTGATGGTTGTTATCGATCAGGAACGTGGAGCTGTTCTTGACGACGTTCGCCTTCTTAAGCATGGTCTGCAGCACTTCCTTCTGTACATCCATCCGCAGCCGTCCGATTGTCTTTAGGTAATCGTTGGGATCGAGAATGCTCCGCACGACATAGAGCGAAGAGCTGTCGCTCACATGATTAGGTCCCATGTCCGAAGGCGAGCACCATATGTATTTCATATGGTCTTCCTCTAGCCGATTAAAGCAGGGACTCCCTCCGAATTATTCAGAGGCAGGAAGTTCTCGCCCTCATTGGCAAAAATGAAGGAGTTGGGTACATACAGCAGCACCCGGGATATATCGAGACTGTCCTGCATGGATTTGAGCATCAGCTTTAGGCTGTTATAGTTTTGCAGCTCTTGATTGATGTTCTGGATGTCGACGGTGTTTAGCAGCAAATCTGTTACGGCCGCATTGGAAATCAGCACATTAGTTGATTCCGCAATCCGCTGTACCCGGTAGCTTAAGAAGGAATAGGTCTGGTCGAAGCCTTGCTCTGCCGAATAGGTTACATGGTTGATCATAATCCGGGACATCTTGTCCGAAGCGATGAATTGATATAAGGCCAATGGAACAATGATCAGCAGCAGGTAGGTGTACAAAATTTTGTGTCGCAGCTTCGTATTGTACAGCCATTTGCGAATGTATCGGGTAATGGAAAAGGTCATAGCTGGCTGCGCTCCCGGAACTCGGAGGGCGTCATGCCGGTATGTTTCCGGAAAATTTTAGCAAAATACTCACCGTCTTTAAAGCCAACGCGCGAAGCAACGTCAGAGACCTTGTAACGGTTTGTTTTGAGAATGTCCTTCGCCTTTTCCATGCGGTATTCGGTTACATATTGTTTGATCGTTTTGCCAGTAGAATCCTTAAATGCGGCAATCATATGGGACGAGGTCAGCTGCAGCACTTCGCTCATTTCTTGTACAGATAGATCGTCCTCCATATAATGCTGATGGATGTATTTAATGACTCGAGAAGCAAGTGCGGAGAGACTGCTGCTGCCCCGTTCCTCCAGGATTTGCTGAAGTTCGGTAAGCTTGGCGGCAGCCGCAGCATGCACATCCTCCAGGAAATGGCACTCAAGAATGAGCTCCCATGCTAGATTTCCTTGCTCCGACACCGGAAACAGGGCGATGTTGTTTGACTCGGCGAAGGTA
This genomic window from Paenibacillus hexagrammi contains:
- a CDS encoding sensor histidine kinase, translated to MKYIWCSPSDMGPNHVSDSSSLYVVRSILDPNDYLKTIGRLRMDVQKEVLQTMLKKANVVKNSSTFLIDNNHQVILASDMKAFPDFELPDSTSDAVTAQWQNDNNYYLYRALPSSQWSMVTVIPLNEVVQQSRQLRNDLLFMLVIVTAVTYVIAYLFSFSVTRRITQLTRRLRDVQNGNFIALAQTQGTDEIGELISTYNYMIEQISRLNKEQYKLGQEVKSAELKALQSQINPHFLYNTLDLINWMADSGMNADIKKVVKALSRFYKVSLSNGKDVITLREELQHVTFYVQIQNIRYENKITFENLVPDEFMDNRIPKITLQPIVENAILHGILGKPGREGTIRITAYLEADTIHLVVADDGIGMGDQQLQDARAGISKSRHSGSGYGVKNVTERLQHHFGPSFGLTYESKWGEGTKVNISIPVTREED
- the mnmH gene encoding tRNA 2-selenouridine(34) synthase MnmH; the protein is MFQDITIEELLELRHKKEVVSIDVRSGSEHADSTIPGSLNIPLFDDPERAEIGTIYKQISVQAAKDRGLEIVSAKLPTFVKTFEQIKEPKVVFCWRGGMRSKTTATVLSLMGIRVYRLIGGFRAYRKWVVETLETMQLKPRALVVTGYTGAGKSKILRQLQQEGYPVLDLEAMAGHRGSIFGQVGLHANNQKTFESKLVSALIQNEHSPYVLLEGESKRIGKAVLPEFLVQAKETGVQLIIEMPMEERIRHILEDYKPQQYKDELLLAFQHIKDRIHTPIAKEIETSMTEDRFEDAVRLLLEYYYDPRYGHAMNQTEHERIVIQASNAEEAAEQVKAYLAGIF